The Rhizobium sp. BT03 genomic sequence ACAAAAGCGAGCACCATTTCGTCGAGCAACAGCGCGTTGATACCGCTTCCGCCCGGAATACAGAGAACGTCGAGTGGCGGGCATTCCGCAAAGGTCGTGGTCGGCGTCAAAGACAGTCGGGTAGAGGCCAGAACGGGCTGCAAATCCTTCCAGATCAGATGAACCTCTGTTCCTTCAGCCGAGGCGAAGACCTCGTAAGGGCCGGTGAGATCGAGTTGTTGAACATCGGGGAAGACGAGGATTCCGCAAGAATGCGGCATGGGGAAACTCCTGATTGACTTTCCCAATCCTAGTGGAACTATGATTGGCGAATCACCCCTCGGTTTATGCCAAATAACCCTCGCCGTATCGAAATCCTGACCTTCCCCGACAGCCAGCTTCTTGATGTGGCCGGCCCCTCGGAAAGGGCGCGGCTTCGAGCCGCGCCCTTTCTTCTATTTATCAGCCTTCCAGCCATTTCACCTGATCGGGCGTCAGCTTGATATCGAGCGCCGAGAGGCTGTCTTCCAGCTCGGCAACGGTGCGCGGCCCGATCAGCGGGATGACCGGGAAGGGCTGGGCGATCACATAGGCGAGCGCGATGTGGATCGGATTGCGGCCGAGCTTGTTGGCAAGCTCGATGGCACGGTCGCGGCGTCCGAAATTGCGCTCGGAATACCAGACCCGAACGATCTCCTCGTCATCCTTCTTGTCGCGGCCGGCGCGGTCGGTGAAGAAGCCGCGGCCCTGGCTCGACCAGGCGAAGTTCGGGATCTGCCTCTCGTTCAGCCACGTCTTCCAACCGTCATCGGAGGCGGCGACGCAGCCGGCCCAGATCGGATCGAGCATCTCGGCAAGCGAGAAGTTGTTGGAGAGCGCGGCCGGCGCTGCCTTGCCTGATTTTTCGGCATAGGCGATCGCCTCGTCGAAACGCGCCCGCGTCCAGTTCGAGCCGCCGAAGATGCCGCGGATGCGGCCGCGCTTGACCTCGGCATCCATGGCATCGACAAACTCGCCGACGGGCACGTCGGTATTGTCGCGATGCATGAAATAGATGTCGACATAATCGGTCTTCAGCCGGGCGAGCGATTGATCGAGCTGCTTGGCAATCATGTCGGGATAGCAGAGGGGCGAATGCGCGCCCTTGCCGATCAGCACGATCTCCTCGCGCGGCACCTTGCGGCTCGTGTGCCAGTCGCCGAAGATCGCCTCCGTCTTGCCGGCGCCATAGACAAAGGCCGTATCGAAGGCATTGCCGCCGGCCTCGTAGAAGGCGTCGAGCGTCAGCGAGGCGGCGGCGAAGTTCGGGAAGAATTCGAAGCCGAGTGTGACGACCGAGGCCGGCTTGGAAATGCCGGGAATCTGCCGCTGCGGAATGCTGTTGCCGCGCGTGACCGCACCGCCGGCAATGTTGGCCGTGCGCTTTGCCGCCTTCTCGACGCCGTATTCGAGGCCGACCGAGGCGCGCCACTGGTCGAGCACGCGCAGGTTTCCGATCGAATCCACCCAGCTCATGCCCGGAGCGCTGAACTCGGTTCTGCCGGCGCGAATGGCATCGCCCGCCGCATCGGCCTCGAAGGAATAGAGCCAGCGATCTTCCTTGATCTCGACGGTTTCCTGCTTGCCGCCCTTGAAGATCTCGATCTTGCCGACGCCGCCCTTATGGCCGGAGGCGAACCAGAAGTCGGCGACTTCGATCCGGCCTTCGGAGCCGATGATGCGCAGCACATTGTCCTGCTGCGCCATGATCGAGCAGGAGACTTCGGCGATGATCTCGTTCGGAAATTTGAGCACGGCCGACGCCCATTCATCGACGCCGCTCTCGCCGAGATGGGCGACACCAGACACCTTCTCCGGTTCGAGGAAGGCCTTGCCTTCCGCAGCGCCCGCGATCAGCCGCGCCATCGAGACCGGGTAGCCGCCGACATCGAGAATGCCGCCGCCGGCGGTATCGTTGGCGAACAGCCGGTGTTCCGGCCTGTAGCTGCCCATGTTGAAGCCGAAGCTGGAGCGAATGATGCGCGGTGTGCCGATGACGCCGCTCTTGATGAGCTCGACCAGCTTTTCCGTCTGCGGATGCACGCGGTACATGAAGGCCTCGCCGGCAAAGACGCCGGCCTTCTTGGCCTCGTAATAAACGGCTTCGGCATCATAGGCCGAAAGCGCGATCGGCTTTTCCACCAGGATATGCTTGCCGGCGCGCGCGGCCTTGATCGCCCATTCGGCATGGCCGGTATGGGGCACGGAAATATAGACCGCATCGACCTCGGGATCGGAAAGCAGCGCTTCATAGCCATTGACGATGCGGGCGCCGGGGAAGTTTTCGGCAAGTCCCGGCTTGGAGGGATTGCGGGTGGCGATCGCCACCAATTTGCCGGTGCGTGAATGGGCGACGCCGTCTGCAAAGGTGCGGGCGATGGTGCCGGGGCCGATGATGCCCCAGCGGATCGGTTGATCGGAAGTCATGGAAACCTCTTTCGTCTTTCTGCCTTGGGAGGGGTTTAGCGAAGCCGTTTGCCGGCGCCGTCGAAAAGGAATGTGTGGCGTGCGGGAAGGCCGACGGTCAGTGTCTCGCGATTGCCTGTTGTGCGCGATTCCGGCCGTTCGATGATCAACTGCTCGCCGCCGAGGGCGGCATAGATGTAGCTGGTGTTGCCGAGATGCTCGGCGACGTCGATGGCGACGGTGAGATCGGCATCGCCCATGCCGGCATCGACGAAATGTTCGGGACGGATGCCGAGCGTCACCTTCGTGCCGGATTCGATGGGTTCGGTGACGGGCAGCGGCAGGCGCATATTGGCGTCGCTTTCCAGCGCGATCACCGCCCTGCCCGGCTGCGTCTCGACTACGACGGCTTTCAGGAAATTCATCTTCGGCGAGCCGACGAAGCCGGCGACGAACTGGTTGGCGGGGTCGTCGTAAAGGTCGAGCGGGGCGCCGATCTGTTCGATATTGCCGGCGCGCAGCACGACGATCCGGTCGGCGAGCGTCATCGCTTCCGTCTGGTCGTGGGTGACGTAGATCATCGTCGTGCCGAGCTGCTTGTGCAGCCTGGAGATTTCGACGCGCATCTGCACGCGCAGTTCGGCGTCGAGGTTCGACAGAGGCTCGTCGAACAGGAAGACCTCCGGTTCGCGGACGATGGCGCGGCCGATTGCGACGCGTTGGCGCTGGCCGCCGGAAAGCTGCTTCGGCCGCCGCTTCATCAGCTCGGTGATCTGCAGGATCTCGGCGACGTGGCGCACACGCCGTTCGGTATCGGCCTTCGGGTTGCCGTTCATCCGCAGACCGAAGCTCAGATTTTCCTCGACGGTGAGGTGCGGATAGAGCGCATAGGACTGGAAGACCATGGCGATGCCGCGATCGGCCGGTTCGACGTCGTTGACGACCCTGCCGCCGATCCGCAGCTCGCCTGAGGTGATGTCCTCGAGACCGGCGATCATGCGCAGCAGCGTGGACTTGCCGCAGCCGGAGGGACCGACGAAGACGACGAATTCGCCATCCTTCACCTCCAGATCGGCGCCATGGATGATCTCAAAGCCGCCGAAGCGCTTGACGATATTGCTGAGTGAAAGCTCTGCCATGCGGCCTCCCGATTATTTAATTGCGCCGGCCGCGATGCCGGCGATGAAATGGCGCTGAAGAGCCACGAAGACGACGAGGATCGGCGCCGTCAGCAGCACCGCGCCGGCCATAATGCCGCCCCAGGAGACCTTGGTGAGGCCGATCAGCGTTCCCAATGCCACCGGTGCCGTCATCATCCCCGGTCTGGAATTGATCAGCAGCGGCCAGAGGTAATTGTTCCACGAGTGCAGGAAGAGAATGATCGCCAATGCCGCCATGGTCGGGCGCGCCAGCGGCAAGGCGATGCGCAGGAAGATCTGCCATTCCTTGACGCCTTCGACCCGGGCCGCATCGAAAAGCTCGCCCGGCATCATCGAGAAGGATTGCCGCATGAACAGCACGCCGAGCGAATTGAACAGCGGCGGCACGATCAGCGCCACCCAGGTGTTTGCCAGCTTGAATTCGCGGGCCACCATGATGAATTGCGGGATGACGACCACGGAGAAGGGAAGCGTGATCGTGCCGAGGATGATGGCGATGACGACGGAGCGGCCGACGAAACGGTAACGTGCCAGTGCCCAGCCGGCCATCGAAGTCAGCAGCACCGAGAGCACCGTATAGATGAGCGCCACGCCGATGGAGATCACCATGGCCCCGATGAAATCGGTATCGGCCTGCAGGTTCTTGAAATTCTCTACGAAGTTGGTCGATGGCCACAGCACGATGTCAGGGCTGAAGATGCCGTTGTCGGGCATTGTGGAGAAGACGAACATCATCCAGAGCGGAAACAGCCAGATTATCGCAAGCGGCGCCAGTGCGGCATGCAACGCGATCTGACGCAGCAGAAGGGATTGCGATTTGGATTTCATTTCGGATCCCTCCCGACCCAGAGATTGAGAAGCGAGATCGCCACGGCAAGCGCAGCCATCGTATAGGCGATCGCCGAGGCATAGCCGAAGTTCAGCGAGGTGAAGCCCTGGCGATAAAGCAGCAGGCCGAGCGTCTCCGTGCCGCCGCCGGGGCCGCCACGATTGGTGATCAGGAAGGGCTCGGTGAAGAGCTGCATGGTGCCGATCACCGAAAGCACCACACAGAAGAGGATGATCGGTTTGAGAAGCGGCAGGGTGATATGAAAGAACTGCTGGACCTTGCTCACCCGGTCGAGCGTCGCCGCCTCGTAAACGTCATCGGGAATCGACTGCAGGCCGGCAAGAATGATGATGGCGTTATAGCCGGCCCAGCGCCATGTGACGGCGAGAATGATCAGCGCCATGGCGGCATTGGCATTGTCGAACCAGGACACCGGGCTGAGGCCGACGGCGGAGATCAGCTTGTTGATGATGCCGAAATCGAGGCTGAACATCAGCCGGAACACGGCGGCATAGGCGACCTCGCCGACGACGACGGGCGCAAAGAAGGCGAAACGGAAAAGCGGACGCGCTTTCAAGAGCGGCGAATTGAGCATCACGGCCATGACGGTCGCAAGCGCGATCATGACCGGCACCTGGATCACCAGGATGATCAGCGTGTTATAAAGAGCGTTGTAAAAGGCCGGGTCGTAGAAGAGCCTGCCCCAATTGGCCTGGAAACTGTATTTCCACGGGTTGATGCGGGTGTTCTGAAAGGAAATCAGGAACGAATTGATGATCGGCCAGACCCAGAAGGTGGCAAAGACCAGCAGATAGGGGGCAAGGAACGCATAGGCGCTCCGGGTTCTGAACGGCATCGAGCCTCCTCCTCACGAACGAATGACCGGCCGCCTTGCAAGGCGGGAGAAAGCCGGGCGCCGAAGCGCCCGGCATCGTCATTCATTGCGCCACGGGAAGCCCGGTCGCCGAAGCGATCTGCTTGGCGGCATCGTCGAGGGCTGCCTTCGCGTCCGGATAACCGCCGGCGAAGAATTTCGTCTGTGTTGCCTTGAAGATGGCCTCGGCATCGCTCTGGAAGGCGGTGCCGCGGCTCGGCACGATCTTCGGCAGCGTCGCCAGGATATCGGCCCAGACCTTCTGGCCGCCCCAATAGGGCTGCGGTTCGCTGATGAAGGGGTCCTTCTCAGCCGAGAGCAGCGACGGCACCAGGCCGAATTCCTTCAGCATGGTGATCTGGCCTTCATTGGTGCCGAGGGCGTAGTTGACGAATTTCCAGGCGGCTTCCTTGTTTGCCGAGGTCGCCGAAATGGCGAGCGACGAACCGCCGAGATTGGCCGCATGCGGGCCGTCGGCCGTCAGGCTCGGCATCCTGTAGACGCCCCACTTGCCCTTGAGGTCGGGCGAGGTCGAGCGCACGGTGCCTTCGTACCAGCCGCCATAGAGCTGGCTTGCGGCCTTGCCGGCGGTATTGGCCTGGATCTTTTCGTCCCAGTTGGCTGCCGTCAGCGTGCCGGCATCCTTCATTTCCTTCACCTTTTGCAGCGAGGCGACGCAGGCCGGCTGGTTGATGGTGATATTCTGGCCATCGGTCGAGTAATAGCCGCAGCCCTGTTCGTTGGCGATCATGCGAAACCATTCGCTGTCGCCGTTGAAGTCGGCCTGGGCCATGACGACGCCGGGATTGGCGGCGGAAATCTTCTTGCCGGCGGCGATGAAATCGTCCCAGGTGCTGATGGTGCTCGGATCGACGCCGGCCTTTTCATAGAGATCGCGGCGGTAGAAGACGGCGACAGGGCCGGAATCCCACGGCATGGCATAGGCGACATCGCCGACTTCGAGCTCGGTGCGCTTGAAGTCAGGGAATTTCGCCTGGATCTCGGGGGTGTAGCCGAGTTCCTTCAGATTGGCGAAGCAATCCGGGAAACGGCTCCAGAAGATTTCAGCCTCGAAATTCTCGATGCTGACGATGTCGGGCAGGCCGTCGCCGCCGGCGGCGCAGGCAGCCAGCGTCTTGTCGAAGACCTGGCTGTTGCCGAGGTCCTCGACGGTGATCTTGATATCGGGAAACTGTTTGTTGAAGCCTGGAAGCGTGGACTTCAACGCCGATGCGGCGACATTCCAGCTCCAGATGGTGAGATTGGCCGACTCAGCGAATGCGGAGCCGGAAGCAAGCAGTGCGACAGCTGCCGTCGCAGCGAGAAGTTTGAAGCGCATTGAAAATCCTCCCTTTTCAATTGCCGATTTTTCACGAACGCGGTTAGACTATCCGCAAGGGAGCGGCTGTCTCCTAAAAAGGGAACATGGATTTGGCGGAAAGTAAGGTCGGCACGAGTGCAATCTATCAGCCCGGCGCAAGCAGCATCGAGGGTTCGCCGACGGCGCTGCAGATGTTTCATGACCATCCGCTCGTCATGGCCATGCCGCACTGGCATGCGCAGGTTGAGGTCAACTTCGTCGTGCGCGGCACTGTCCATTATCGGATGAGCGACCACGAATTTCGGCTGAACGCCGGCGAAATGTGCCTCTTCTGGGGTGGCCAGCCGCATCAGATGGACGAATCCTCGGATGATTCGCTCTATGCCGGCGCCCATCTGCCGCTCATTTATTTCTTCCGGCTGCGTCTGCCGATCAGCATTTCCAGCCGGCTGATGAAGGGCGAGACGCTGCTGACCTCGGCGACCGATGCCGCCGACAACGAGAATTTCGCCCGCTGGTTCCGCTATTCCAAATCAGGCGATTCCGCCAAGGCCCAGCACGCGGTCGACGAATTGCTGCTGCGCATCGAGCGCATTGCGCTCGAACCCTATTCGATGACGACATCGAAGACGGTCGCGAGCCTTGAAGGCGATCAGCCGCATCCGAATTCCTCGCGCAGCGTTGCGCGCATGTGCGATTTCATCGCCGCCAATTTCCTGCAGGACATCGATACGGTCGATATCGCCCGCGCCGCCGATCTGCATCCGAAATATGCGATGAACCTGTTCAAGCGATCGACGGGTATGACGCTCAGCAAATATGTGACGCTGCTCAGGCTGTCGCGCGCCCAGGCGATGCTGATGAGCGAAGGCGCCAACGTACTGCAGGTGGCGATGGACAGCGGCTTCGGCTCGATCAGCGCCTTCAACAAATCCTTCCGCCATATCGCCGGCATGTCGCCATCGGATTTCCGCCGCGATATCCGGCTGGTAACGACGGTTCCAGCCGGCGCCTTCCGGAACTAGATCGGGGACGTGTCGCAATTCGGCATTCCACGTGTTCTGCTGGCCGCTTGCCTTTCCTTTGAGCAGAGGGGGTCGGCGCCTAAGGAGACGGCAGAATGCGCACATTTTCTGTGCAAGTGCATGCACTATGCAGATTGCTGGGAAAAGGGATCCTGTTCACCCTCAATGAATTCAACAATTTATAATTTGGCACACCCTTTGCTTCGATAGTTGCAGAGTTGGTGGCTAGGGTTCCGGCGTCGCAGGGCGCGGCTGGTCCGAGAGCTACCACCGGCGGGGGAGACATCCCGCCGGGTGCACGGCGGGATAAAAGCCCGGGAGACCTCGTAAGCCAAGGGATTGGCGGCACGATGGTCATTGCCGATCCCTTTTGACGAAAAGCAAAAGGGGAATTTCAATGCAGACTTTTTCGAAGCTTCTTTCCATCACCGCGCTGACGGCATCCTTGGCCCTGGGCTTCGGCTCTATTGCGAAGGCCGAACAGAAGACCGATTTCAAGGTCGCATGGTCGATCTATGTCGGCTGGATGCCGTGGGGTTACGCGGCCGATCACGGCATCGTCAAGAAATGGGCCGACAAATACGGCATCAAGATCGAGGTCACCCAGTTCAACGACTACGTCGAATCGATGAACCAGTATACGGCCGGCGCCTTCGATGCCGTGACGCTGACCAACATGGACGGCCTGTCGATCCCGGCGGCCGGCGGCGTCGATACGACAGCCGTGATCGTCGGCGACTTCTCGAACGGCAATGACGCCGTCATCCTGAAAGACAAGGCGAGCCTTGCCGACATCAAGGGCCAGAACGTCAATCTCGTCGAATTCTCCGTCTCGCACTATCTGCTGGCCCGCGCGCTCGAAAGCATCAAGATGACCGAGCGCGACGTCAAAGTGGTCAATACCTCCGATGCCGATATGGTTGCGGCCTACAAAACGGCTGACGTAACGGCTGTCGTCACCTGGAATCCGCTGGTCTCGACCATCCTCGAAGATCCCACGGCCAAGAAGGTTTTCGACAGTTCGCAGGTGCCGGGCGAGATCATCGACCTGATGGTCGCCAACACCGGTGTGCTGAAAGACAACCCGAATTTCGGCAAGGCGCTTGCCGGCATCTGGTATGAGACGGCAGCGCTGCTGACATCAGACAGCGCCGACGGCAAGGCCGCGCGCGAGGCGATGGGCCAGGCGTCGGGCACCGATCTCAAGGGCTTCGAATCCCAGCTTGCCGCCACCAAGCTGTTTGCCAAGCCGGCCGATGCGGTTGCTTTTACCGCGTCGGGCAGCCTGCCGAAGACGATGGATCTCGTCCGCACCTTCCTGTTCGAAAAGGGTCTGCTCGGCAGCGGCGCACCGTCCGCTGACGTGATCGGCATCGAAATGCCGGATGGCAAGGTTCTCGGCGACAGCGGCAACGTCAAGCTGCGCTTTACCGAGACCTACATGAAGGCGGCCGCCGACGCTTCGCTCTGAGCAATCTTCGAGAGCGGCGTGGCTTGCCCACGCCGCCATCCTTCATCAGCGGAGCTTCTCTCATGCGTTGGATCAACACGAGGCCGAGCCGGGGTGCGCAGCTTGCTTTGACGCTGCTGCCCTTCGTGCTGCTAATCGTCGCCTATGTTTTCGGCTCTGCGGCGCGACTGGCGGAAAACGCCAATGACAAGCTGCTGCCGGGCTTCGCAGATTTCGCCGATGCGATCAATCGCCTGGTCTTCGTCGCCGATCCGCGCACCGGCGAATACCTGCTGTGGTCGGATACGGCGGCGAGCCTGGTGCGGCTGTTTGCCGGTCTCGGCATCTCCACCGTCACTGCCCTCGTCATCGGCATGCTGATCGGCATGCTGCCGTATCTCAGGGCGCTGCTCTCCCCATTCGTCGCCGTCATCTCGATGGTGCCGCCGCTGGCGCTGCTGCCGATTCTCTTCATCGTCATGGGGCTTGGAGAAGCCTCCAAGATCGCGCTCATCGCGATCGGCGTTGCGCCGACTATGATCCGAGACCTCGCGCTGAAGGCGCTGGAACTGCCGCGCGAACAGATCGTCAAGGCTGAAACGCTCGGGGGCTCTTCCTGGCAGATCGGCCTGCGCGTCGTGCTGCCGCAGATCCTGCCGCGGCTCATCACCTGCCTCCGGCTTCAGCTCGGTCCTGCCTGGCTGTTCCTGATTGCGGCCGAAGCGATCTCGTCGGATTCCGGCCTTGGTTACCGTATCTTCCTCGTGCGCCGCTACCTCTCCATGGACGTGATCTTTCCCTATGTCGTCTGGATCACCCTGCTCGCCGTGGTCATGAATTACATCCTCGATCGCATCCGCATCGCTCTCTTCCCCTGGTCGGAACTGGAGAAGCAGGCATGAGCGAGTTGGTGATCGAAAGAGTCTGGAAGGAATATGGCGACCAGATCGTGCTTGAGAACGTGTCGCTGACCGTCGCCTCGCGCGCCTTCGTCGCTCTAGTCGGCCCGTCCGGCTGCGGCAAGACGACATTCCTGCGCATGCTGCTTGGCCAGGAACGGCCGACGCGGGGCACTATACGGCTTGACGGCGAAGCGCTGCCGCTTGAGCCGGGGCCGGATCGCGGCGTCGTTTTCCAACGCTACTCGGTCTTTCCGCATCTGACCGTGCTCGGCAATGTGCTGCTCGGCCGCGAATTTTCCACGGCGCGCTACAAGGCAAAGCTTTTCGGCGCTGCCCGCCACAGCGCGGTCGACGAGGCGCGGCGGTTGATCGGCGAAGTCGGCCTTGCCGGCGCCGAGGACAAATACCCGGCACAGCTTTCCGGTGGCATGCAGCAGCGCCTGGCGCTGGCGCAGGCGCTGCTCATGAAGCCGAAAGTGCTGTTGCTCGACGAGCCCTTCGGGGCGCTCGACCCCGGCATTCGCGCCGAAATCCATACCTTGATGAAACGGCTCTGGCACGAAACCCAGATGACCGTCGTCATGGTGACGCACGATATGCGCGAGGCCTTCACGCTGGCGACGCGCGTCGTCGCCTTCGAGCGCCGCCGTGACCGGCCGGAGGAGAAGGAGCGTTACGGCGCGACCATCACCAAGGACATTTCCATCTGGCCGCCCAGGCTCGCCGGCGCGCCGTCCATCTTCAGCCCCGACCGGGACGGCCCGGTCATTTCTCTGGGCCATCGCCGGGACGACCCGGCTTCCAGTCCGTCAGGAGAAAAGCCATGATGCATGTCAGACGTTCGCCCGAAGAAATATCAGCCAACCGGCAGCGTTACGAGGAACATCAGAAGAAGGGGCTGGAATTCGCCCCGAAGGCCCTGCCGGCCCCGAGCCCCCTGCCCGCCCCCGCCATCGATGCGGCTGCGATCATCCACCAGGAAACCATTCCCGGCGGCTGGTACTGGTCGACCGCGCTGAAGCGCGGCGAAGCGCTCCGCATCGATCAGGGCGAAGGCGGATCGACGGTGGCGCTCGTTGCCTGGAACGCCGCTGACACGAGCGAGCGGCTCAATCTCGTCGATACGGTCAAGGTGCAGTGGACGACCGCCCTCGGCAAGGGCCGCGTCATCTTCTCGGATATGGGCCGGGTGATGCTTTCGCTGATCGAGGACAGTTCCGGTGCTCATGACTGCCTGATGGGCGGCTCGACGGCCGCCTCGAACGCCGCAAAATATCCTGGCGTCAAAACCCGCAACACCCGCGACAATCTCGTGCTCGTCGCCGGCAAGCTCGGTCTCACCAGGCGCGACATCCCTGGGATTCTCAATCTTTTCGCCCCTGTTCGGGTCGACGACGACGGTGGCTTCCACTGGCGCGGCAAGTTTTCCAACAACGGCGATTATGCCGAACTGCGCGCCGAGATGGACATGATCGTCGGCTTTTCCAATTGCCCGCATCCGCTCGATCCAGATCCAGTTTATGCGCCGAAGCCGGTGATCGTGACACGCTTTCGTGCAGGTGCGCCCGCGGCCGACGATCTCGCGCGCACGGCGACCGCTGAAGCCCTTCGCGGCTTCGAGAACAACGCCGCGATGCTGGCCTGAGGAGGGATGGAGATGACCGATTTCATCAAGACTTCAGCCTCACGCAGCCTCGAAAACGCGGTGCAGGATCATTTCATCCCGGCCGAAGCGCCGTGGTCCGGCATCGTGCGCAAGGGTCAGACGATCCGCATCGAAGACAGCTACGGCCAGCAGGCGATCGACACGCTGTTTTATCGCGCCGGTGACTTTGCCGAGCGCTATTCCAACCAGGACACGATGCGGGCGCAGGGTGGCGCCTATATCGGCGTCGGCACGAAGATCATCTCGAACGAGGGCAACGTCATGCTTGTCATGACGGCCGATAGCTGCGGCCGGCACGATACCTCCGCCGGCGCTTGCTCGTGCGAAAGCAACACGGTGCGCTTCGGCCATGGCACGAAATACCTGCATGCCTGCCGCGACAATTTCGTGCTCGAGGTGACCAGGCACGGCATGAGTAAGCGCGACATCGTGCCGAACATCAATTTCTTCATGAATGTCCCGATCAGGCCGAATGGCGAGATGACCATCGTCGACGGCATTTCCGCGCCCGGCGACTATGTCGAACTGGTGGCTGAAATGGACGTGCTCTGCGTCATCTCCAACTGCCCGCAGGTCAACAATCCTTGCAACGGCTTCGATCCGACACCGATCCGGGTGCTGATCTGGGACGGCGAGGACTGATCGATGTTCGCCAAGGTTCTCATCGCCAATCGCGGCGAAATCGCCGTCCGGGTGATCCGGACATTGAAGAGGATGGGCATCGCCTCGGTTGCCGTCTATTCCGATGCCGATCGCTTCTCGAAGCCGGCGCTGCACGCTGACGAAGCCGTGCGCCTCGGCCCGGCGCCTGCTGGAGAAAGCTATCTCAACGTGGATGCCGTCATCGCCGCCTGCAAGGCAACGGGCGCCGAGGCTGTGCATCCGGGCTATGGCTTCCTCTCGGAAAATATCGGCTTTGCCGAGCGGCTCGCCGCGGAAGGCATCGCTTTCATCGGCCCGCGGCCGAAGCATCTGTCGGCTTTCGGCCTGAAGCACACGGCGCGTGAATTGGCAAAAGCGAGCGGCGTGCCGCTGCTGCCCGGCACCGATCTGCTGCGAAGTCTCGAAGAGGCGCTCCTGGCCGCCGAGACCGTCGGTTATCCCGTCATGCTGAAAAGCACGGCGGGCGGCGGCGGTATCGGCATGCAACTCTGCGCCGATGCGGCCGGTCTCAAGGCCTCTTTCGAAAGCGTGCAGCGGACGGCGCGTGCCAGCTTCGGCGACGCGCGTGTCTACATCGAGCGTTTCGTTGCCGAAGCA encodes the following:
- a CDS encoding ABC transporter permease, producing MRWINTRPSRGAQLALTLLPFVLLIVAYVFGSAARLAENANDKLLPGFADFADAINRLVFVADPRTGEYLLWSDTAASLVRLFAGLGISTVTALVIGMLIGMLPYLRALLSPFVAVISMVPPLALLPILFIVMGLGEASKIALIAIGVAPTMIRDLALKALELPREQIVKAETLGGSSWQIGLRVVLPQILPRLITCLRLQLGPAWLFLIAAEAISSDSGLGYRIFLVRRYLSMDVIFPYVVWITLLAVVMNYILDRIRIALFPWSELEKQA
- a CDS encoding ABC transporter ATP-binding protein — encoded protein: MSELVIERVWKEYGDQIVLENVSLTVASRAFVALVGPSGCGKTTFLRMLLGQERPTRGTIRLDGEALPLEPGPDRGVVFQRYSVFPHLTVLGNVLLGREFSTARYKAKLFGAARHSAVDEARRLIGEVGLAGAEDKYPAQLSGGMQQRLALAQALLMKPKVLLLDEPFGALDPGIRAEIHTLMKRLWHETQMTVVMVTHDMREAFTLATRVVAFERRRDRPEEKERYGATITKDISIWPPRLAGAPSIFSPDRDGPVISLGHRRDDPASSPSGEKP
- a CDS encoding urea amidolyase associated protein UAAP1, with amino-acid sequence MMHVRRSPEEISANRQRYEEHQKKGLEFAPKALPAPSPLPAPAIDAAAIIHQETIPGGWYWSTALKRGEALRIDQGEGGSTVALVAWNAADTSERLNLVDTVKVQWTTALGKGRVIFSDMGRVMLSLIEDSSGAHDCLMGGSTAASNAAKYPGVKTRNTRDNLVLVAGKLGLTRRDIPGILNLFAPVRVDDDGGFHWRGKFSNNGDYAELRAEMDMIVGFSNCPHPLDPDPVYAPKPVIVTRFRAGAPAADDLARTATAEALRGFENNAAMLA
- a CDS encoding urea amidolyase associated protein UAAP2, which codes for MTDFIKTSASRSLENAVQDHFIPAEAPWSGIVRKGQTIRIEDSYGQQAIDTLFYRAGDFAERYSNQDTMRAQGGAYIGVGTKIISNEGNVMLVMTADSCGRHDTSAGACSCESNTVRFGHGTKYLHACRDNFVLEVTRHGMSKRDIVPNINFFMNVPIRPNGEMTIVDGISAPGDYVELVAEMDVLCVISNCPQVNNPCNGFDPTPIRVLIWDGED